A single genomic interval of Lentimicrobium saccharophilum harbors:
- a CDS encoding 1-acyl-sn-glycerol-3-phosphate acyltransferase codes for MGLNNIEHTPVWYRLLYALANLFFRLFYRRITVTGKHHVPKGEQLIFASNHQNALMDALAMLFAYGKPVVFLARADIFKKQRIARLLYFLKILPVFRPRDGAETMNQNYETFARTSRVLKAGVPIAILPEGTHSPIKKLQPLKKGICRIAFLTAESQDFKSDILIVPVGIDYTHYSRAGTELLVNYGEPIHVAEYYALYRENPQKAILQLRDRLAAAIKPLMIHVEQEEYYHTVQQLLLINRENRGKPEPGENKRGHHFAADRDFIGRLDLAAAADPAMLPALEQACTSYFNLLSHYKLRDRLFHPPQAGLLTIILQALFSLLLLPVHLAGMIFNYLPYKLPVIITKKVKDKQFLSSLHYGLGMVFFLFWYLIAGIVLGFITGNLIITISALIFLAAAGLFAFYHYIRLKVLIGRFRLLMLKNTGDEEYHHIKAAREAILQLLKNNGLTE; via the coding sequence ATGGGATTAAACAATATTGAGCACACCCCGGTATGGTATCGCCTGCTCTATGCCTTGGCAAACCTGTTCTTCAGGCTGTTTTACCGCAGAATCACCGTTACCGGAAAACACCATGTACCCAAAGGGGAACAGCTGATTTTCGCCTCCAATCACCAGAACGCCCTGATGGATGCGCTGGCCATGCTTTTCGCCTATGGGAAACCGGTTGTTTTTCTGGCCAGGGCCGATATTTTCAAAAAACAGCGCATTGCCCGGTTGCTTTACTTCCTCAAGATACTTCCCGTGTTCAGGCCCCGCGACGGCGCCGAAACCATGAACCAGAATTACGAAACCTTTGCCCGTACCTCAAGGGTACTCAAAGCCGGTGTGCCGATAGCCATCCTGCCCGAGGGAACCCACAGCCCCATTAAAAAACTGCAGCCCCTGAAAAAGGGAATCTGCCGCATAGCCTTCCTCACCGCCGAATCACAGGATTTCAAATCCGATATCCTGATAGTACCCGTAGGCATCGACTACACCCATTACAGCCGGGCGGGCACCGAGCTGCTCGTCAATTACGGAGAACCTATCCATGTGGCTGAGTATTATGCGCTCTACCGTGAAAATCCCCAAAAAGCCATATTGCAGCTCCGCGACCGCCTGGCAGCAGCCATCAAACCCCTGATGATCCATGTGGAGCAGGAAGAATATTACCATACAGTTCAGCAACTGCTGCTGATAAACCGTGAAAACAGAGGCAAACCGGAGCCTGGCGAAAACAAACGCGGTCATCATTTCGCAGCCGACAGGGACTTCATCGGCCGGCTCGATCTTGCGGCCGCAGCCGACCCGGCGATGCTGCCCGCACTTGAACAGGCCTGTACCAGCTATTTCAACCTGCTCAGCCATTATAAACTGCGCGACAGATTGTTTCACCCGCCGCAGGCAGGTCTGCTGACAATTATACTTCAGGCACTGTTCTCCCTGCTCCTGTTACCGGTGCACCTTGCCGGAATGATTTTCAATTATCTCCCCTACAAACTTCCGGTAATCATTACCAAAAAAGTCAAGGACAAGCAGTTCCTCAGTTCGCTGCATTATGGCCTTGGTATGGTCTTTTTCCTCTTCTGGTACCTGATTGCAGGAATTGTTCTGGGTTTCATAACCGGTAATCTTATAATCACAATTTCCGCATTGATTTTCCTGGCCGCAGCAGGCCTTTTTGCCTTCTATCATTATATCCGCCTGAAAGTTCTCATAGGCCGGTTCAGGCTGCTGATGCTGAAAAATACCGGTGATGAAGAATATCACCACATTAAAGCCGCCAGGGAAGCCATCCTTCAGTTGCTGAAAAACAACGGGCTGACTGAATAA
- a CDS encoding ABC transporter ATP-binding protein, whose product MIRLTNINKSYFTGSNELHVLKGIDLNIEGGEFVSVMGSSGSGKSTLLNILGILDNYDTGDYYLDNTLIRNQSETKAAALRNRYIGFVFQSFNLISFKNAVENVALPLYYQDVPRKKRNRIAMEYLERMGLKEWAEHMPNELSGGQKQRIAIARALISKPKVILADEPTGALDTTTSYEVMQILKEINQEGITIIIVTHENDIAHMTKRIIRLKDGIIDSEVLNGKTPALNN is encoded by the coding sequence ATGATCCGTTTAACCAACATCAACAAATCATACTTCACGGGCAGTAATGAACTGCATGTTTTGAAAGGGATCGACCTCAACATTGAGGGCGGTGAATTTGTCTCTGTCATGGGATCTTCAGGCTCGGGAAAATCGACCCTGCTTAACATACTGGGAATCCTTGACAACTACGATACCGGCGACTACTACCTCGACAACACCCTGATCCGTAACCAGAGCGAAACCAAAGCGGCTGCCCTTCGCAACCGCTACATCGGGTTTGTGTTTCAGTCATTCAACCTGATATCGTTCAAAAATGCCGTGGAGAACGTTGCCCTTCCGCTGTACTACCAGGATGTACCGCGCAAAAAGCGCAACCGCATCGCCATGGAATACCTTGAGCGGATGGGATTGAAAGAGTGGGCCGAACATATGCCCAATGAGCTGTCGGGCGGGCAAAAACAGCGTATAGCCATTGCCCGCGCCCTGATTTCGAAACCAAAGGTAATCCTTGCCGATGAACCAACCGGAGCGCTTGACACAACTACTTCCTACGAAGTAATGCAGATCCTTAAAGAAATCAATCAGGAAGGGATCACCATCATCATCGTAACGCACGAAAACGACATTGCCCACATGACCAAACGCATCATCCGGCTCAAAGACGGCATAATCGACAGCGAAGTACTGAACGGCAAAACACCGGCTTTGAATAATTAA
- a CDS encoding ABC transporter permease, producing the protein MFDTDKWQEIFSTIKKNKLRTFLTGFSVAWGIFMLMILLGSGNGLQNGVNKQFESSATNTIWVWSGQTSMPYKGMKPGRNIQLVNEDYDAVKKSVKGIDKSSSRYNMWGSNTLSYKKQFGSFNVRNVYPDYAHIEKITIIKGRFINDPDISQFRKVTVISTKVEEALFKGEDPMGKYISVNGVPFKVIGLFTDEDNRDDNMQTIYLPISTAQRVFSGDNRINTIAITVGDASVDESKQIEQEVRSKLAALHKFDPTDPRAIFTWNSLEEFQKFIRLFSSIRMFIWVIGFGTIIAGIVGVSNIMMIVVKDRTKEIGIRKAMGATPWSIVSLVLQEAVLITSFAGYFGLVLGVVVLETVGSKIESEFFSQPSVDLRIAIYALVLLVLSGALAGFIPARKAAAIKPIEALRDE; encoded by the coding sequence ATGTTCGACACCGATAAATGGCAGGAGATCTTCAGCACCATCAAAAAGAACAAGCTCAGGACATTCCTGACCGGGTTCAGCGTTGCCTGGGGGATTTTTATGCTGATGATCCTGCTCGGCTCCGGAAACGGACTGCAAAACGGGGTTAACAAGCAGTTTGAGTCTTCGGCCACCAATACCATCTGGGTATGGAGCGGTCAGACCAGTATGCCTTACAAGGGTATGAAACCCGGGCGCAACATTCAGCTGGTTAATGAAGATTATGACGCGGTAAAAAAATCGGTTAAAGGGATAGATAAAAGTTCCTCTCGCTACAATATGTGGGGCAGCAACACCTTGTCCTACAAAAAGCAGTTCGGATCCTTCAATGTAAGGAATGTATATCCCGATTATGCGCATATCGAAAAGATAACAATTATCAAAGGACGGTTTATCAACGACCCCGATATCAGTCAGTTCAGAAAAGTTACCGTGATCAGTACAAAGGTAGAGGAAGCGCTTTTCAAGGGGGAAGATCCGATGGGCAAGTACATAAGTGTAAACGGAGTCCCCTTCAAGGTGATCGGCCTTTTTACCGACGAGGACAACCGCGACGACAACATGCAGACGATTTACCTGCCCATTTCAACGGCCCAGCGGGTATTTTCGGGCGACAACCGCATCAATACCATTGCCATCACCGTTGGCGATGCCTCGGTGGACGAAAGCAAACAGATTGAGCAGGAAGTGAGATCAAAGCTGGCCGCCCTGCATAAATTCGACCCCACCGACCCGCGGGCGATCTTTACCTGGAACAGTCTGGAAGAATTTCAGAAGTTTATCCGGCTGTTTTCCAGTATCAGGATGTTTATCTGGGTGATTGGTTTCGGAACCATCATCGCGGGCATTGTAGGGGTAAGCAACATTATGATGATTGTAGTGAAAGACCGTACCAAGGAAATAGGTATCCGCAAAGCCATGGGGGCAACCCCCTGGAGCATTGTCAGCCTGGTTCTTCAGGAAGCGGTGCTGATTACCTCCTTTGCGGGATATTTCGGGCTGGTACTCGGCGTGGTAGTGCTGGAGACCGTTGGCAGCAAAATAGAATCGGAATTTTTCTCCCAGCCATCGGTTGATCTCAGGATTGCCATCTATGCGCTGGTTCTGCTTGTTTTGAGCGGGGCGCTGGCAGGGTTTATCCCTGCCCGGAAAGCGGCTGCCATCAAACCCATTGAAGCACTGAGGGACGAGTGA
- a CDS encoding ABC transporter permease codes for MFDLDRWQEIMSALKKNKLRTFFTAFGVFWGIFMLVIMLGSGTGLKNGVTSDFGDFATNSVFMWTRPTTVPFKGLPRGRNFNFKADDVEALRREIPEIEYLAPRTQTGGFRGGNNVVRGTKSGAFSIMGDYPEWNLIDPVVIDNGRFLNHADIKEKRKVAVIGNKVNEVLFAPGENAVGQYIQIQGIYFQVIGVFKPKNSGVNFGGDKEQSVFIPLTTFQRVYNWGDIIGWFAFTSKPGVPASVVEEKASALLRRRHSVSPDDPQAIGSFNLEKQYNQMTGLFAGINGLIWIVGIGTLLAGVIGISNIMLVIVKERTKEIGIQRAIGASPLNIISQIITESVFLTTFAGYVGLVIGVGILELVNYALTNSGGDSNMFQNPNIDFNMAISALIILVISGAVAGLIPARKAVSIKPIDALRYE; via the coding sequence ATGTTTGACCTCGATCGCTGGCAGGAAATTATGAGTGCACTGAAGAAGAACAAGCTGCGTACCTTCTTCACGGCATTTGGCGTGTTCTGGGGTATCTTTATGCTGGTGATCATGCTTGGATCGGGAACCGGGCTGAAAAACGGCGTTACCAGCGATTTCGGGGACTTTGCCACCAACAGCGTGTTTATGTGGACCCGCCCGACAACCGTCCCTTTCAAAGGCCTTCCGCGCGGGAGGAATTTTAATTTCAAGGCGGATGATGTTGAAGCCTTGAGGCGCGAAATCCCTGAAATAGAATACCTGGCGCCCAGAACGCAGACCGGTGGCTTCCGCGGGGGCAACAACGTGGTGAGGGGCACCAAATCAGGAGCATTCTCAATAATGGGAGACTATCCCGAATGGAACCTGATAGACCCCGTGGTGATTGACAACGGACGTTTCCTGAACCATGCCGACATCAAAGAGAAAAGGAAAGTAGCCGTAATCGGCAACAAGGTAAATGAAGTGCTTTTCGCCCCCGGCGAAAATGCCGTCGGACAATACATTCAGATACAGGGAATTTACTTTCAGGTAATCGGGGTCTTTAAACCGAAGAACTCAGGGGTAAACTTCGGCGGTGACAAAGAACAGAGCGTTTTTATTCCGCTTACCACCTTTCAGCGGGTTTACAATTGGGGCGATATCATCGGCTGGTTTGCCTTTACCTCCAAACCCGGGGTACCCGCTTCGGTGGTCGAAGAAAAAGCTTCGGCACTGCTCAGGAGACGCCACTCCGTTTCGCCCGATGATCCCCAGGCCATCGGCTCATTTAATCTTGAAAAGCAGTACAACCAGATGACCGGCCTGTTTGCCGGCATCAACGGACTGATCTGGATCGTGGGCATCGGCACCCTGCTGGCCGGGGTGATCGGCATCAGCAATATTATGCTGGTCATCGTGAAAGAACGTACCAAAGAAATCGGGATACAACGGGCCATCGGCGCAAGCCCGCTCAACATCATCTCTCAGATCATCACCGAATCGGTATTTCTAACCACCTTCGCAGGCTATGTCGGACTGGTAATCGGAGTGGGAATCCTCGAGCTGGTGAACTATGCCCTGACCAACAGCGGCGGGGATTCGAACATGTTTCAGAATCCGAATATAGATTTCAATATGGCCATCTCTGCACTGATAATTTTGGTTATTTCGGGAGCGGTGGCCGGATTGATCCCCGCCCGGAAGGCAGTCAGTATTAAGCCCATTGATGCCCTCAGGTATGAATAA
- a CDS encoding efflux RND transporter periplasmic adaptor subunit: MKKVLKIVLGLVILVVFAGTIVYLYRKSQAKPVIYETTAATVTDIVRKTVATGKVVPRKEIEIKPQVSGIIAELYVEPGEKVKVGDMIAKVRIIPNMISLNEAESRLNRARISLDDARKNYDRQKSLFESRVIAEAELQTYDVALKTARQDVEAAENNLQLIREGITKNAGSASNTIIRSTIAGMVLTVPVEVGNSVIESNTFNDGTTIATVADMGEMIFKGKVDESEVGKLHEGMELILTVGAIDAERFTASLEHISPKGVEENGAIQFEIRAAVSLKENLFIRAGYSANADIVLERRDSVLSVQESLVKYEGDSAWVEVETGPQTFEKRVIKTGLSDGINVEVLEGISKEDKIKIQIAPATAPK; this comes from the coding sequence ATGAAAAAGGTTCTTAAAATCGTCCTCGGCCTGGTAATTCTGGTGGTTTTTGCAGGCACCATCGTATATCTCTACCGTAAATCGCAGGCCAAGCCGGTAATTTATGAAACAACGGCGGCAACGGTTACCGATATCGTCAGGAAAACCGTGGCTACAGGTAAGGTAGTCCCGCGCAAGGAGATAGAAATCAAACCGCAGGTCTCCGGCATTATTGCCGAACTCTATGTTGAGCCCGGCGAGAAGGTAAAAGTCGGGGATATGATCGCCAAGGTAAGGATAATTCCCAATATGATCAGCCTGAACGAAGCCGAATCAAGGCTTAACCGCGCCAGGATCTCGCTTGACGATGCCCGGAAAAACTACGACAGGCAGAAATCGCTTTTCGAGAGCAGGGTAATCGCCGAGGCCGAACTTCAGACCTATGATGTGGCGCTGAAAACAGCCCGTCAGGATGTGGAAGCAGCCGAAAACAACCTTCAGCTTATCCGCGAAGGCATCACGAAAAACGCCGGATCCGCCAGCAATACCATTATCCGTTCCACCATCGCCGGGATGGTGCTGACAGTACCCGTTGAAGTGGGCAACTCGGTGATAGAGAGCAACACCTTCAACGACGGCACCACCATTGCCACGGTTGCCGATATGGGTGAAATGATCTTCAAGGGCAAGGTGGACGAATCGGAGGTTGGCAAACTGCACGAGGGGATGGAGCTGATCCTTACCGTCGGTGCCATTGATGCGGAAAGGTTTACCGCCAGCCTGGAGCATATCTCCCCGAAAGGGGTGGAGGAAAACGGCGCCATACAGTTTGAAATCCGCGCTGCCGTTTCGCTCAAAGAAAACCTTTTTATCCGCGCCGGATACAGCGCCAATGCAGATATTGTGCTGGAACGCCGCGACAGCGTGCTTTCGGTACAGGAGAGCCTGGTTAAATATGAGGGCGATTCGGCCTGGGTGGAAGTGGAAACCGGCCCGCAGACCTTCGAAAAACGCGTGATCAAAACAGGACTGAGCGACGGCATCAATGTGGAAGTGCTGGAAGGCATCTCGAAAGAGGATAAAATTAAAATTCAAATTGCTCCGGCAACGGCGCCAAAATAG
- a CDS encoding DUF6563 family protein, with protein MKKIIFALFIIVLVFQPVSGFSQSFAKIYNSPTDFFNGICDSSQGISVERRTRGQIIMNGGNDFKISSEDKVLSKKLKKQVWGVVCNDSLFINGRPLKLGGSWYGYTEIIGKRLFLLAGIPLDKDFQDQMAIASMMGGPLVAGIAGADLALVRYYYEVYLPYGSISILKKEKMAELLATAPDLAQSYALEEEPEKIPVLKRYLLELKKR; from the coding sequence ATGAAGAAAATAATTTTCGCACTATTTATCATTGTTCTGGTATTTCAACCGGTATCGGGATTTTCTCAATCATTTGCAAAAATTTACAACTCTCCGACCGACTTTTTCAATGGTATCTGCGACAGTTCTCAGGGAATAAGTGTAGAACGGCGTACCCGGGGTCAGATCATTATGAATGGAGGCAACGACTTTAAGATTTCTTCTGAAGACAAAGTCCTCAGCAAGAAGCTGAAAAAACAAGTTTGGGGTGTAGTGTGCAACGACTCATTATTTATTAATGGCCGGCCGCTCAAACTGGGCGGTTCCTGGTATGGGTATACCGAGATAATTGGAAAAAGACTCTTTTTGCTTGCCGGCATACCACTCGATAAAGACTTTCAGGACCAGATGGCCATTGCCTCAATGATGGGTGGGCCACTCGTGGCAGGTATTGCAGGGGCCGATCTCGCTCTGGTAAGATATTACTATGAAGTATACCTGCCATACGGGTCCATTTCAATTTTGAAGAAAGAAAAAATGGCAGAATTGCTTGCAACCGCTCCTGATCTTGCGCAAAGTTATGCCCTTGAGGAAGAACCGGAAAAGATTCCGGTTCTCAAACGCTACCTGCTTGAGTTGAAAAAACGATAA
- a CDS encoding SDR family oxidoreductase: MKNILITGVSRGLGLVITRSLLGQGGWTVYGISRNTTLEFDKLSGQYPGRLNWLSYDLLDSGGLETRIFNEFIGATTPLHAFINNAAVSYNELIPRMQEKQVEELIRLNLTTPLLLTKYVIRNFIRHQTRGSIIHISSFCSGTGVNGLAMYAATKGGLESFSLNTAREWGRKGIRSNALALGFLDLGMSAVVPGRAKEAFISSSPLQSPVSVESVTSMISYLLSEDAYTVTGQTFFLDSGGM, encoded by the coding sequence ATGAAAAATATATTGATAACCGGCGTTTCGCGCGGACTTGGACTCGTGATCACCCGGTCGCTTCTTGGGCAGGGCGGGTGGACCGTTTACGGAATAAGCCGGAATACCACGCTTGAGTTTGATAAACTTTCCGGGCAGTATCCCGGCAGGCTGAACTGGCTTTCGTACGACCTGCTCGACAGCGGCGGGTTAGAAACCCGAATTTTTAATGAGTTTATAGGGGCCACTACCCCTTTGCACGCATTTATCAACAATGCGGCGGTTTCGTACAATGAACTGATCCCCAGGATGCAGGAGAAGCAGGTGGAGGAGCTGATCCGGCTGAACCTGACCACGCCCCTGCTGCTCACCAAATATGTGATCCGGAATTTCATCAGGCATCAGACCAGAGGAAGCATCATTCATATCTCGTCGTTTTGTTCCGGAACCGGGGTAAACGGTCTGGCCATGTATGCCGCCACCAAGGGAGGGCTGGAGTCGTTCAGCCTGAATACAGCGCGGGAGTGGGGGCGTAAGGGCATCCGCTCAAACGCCCTGGCGCTGGGATTCCTCGACCTGGGCATGAGCGCCGTAGTCCCCGGCAGGGCCAAGGAGGCGTTTATCAGCAGCTCGCCCCTGCAAAGCCCCGTGAGCGTCGAATCGGTGACCTCAATGATCAGCTACCTGCTTTCGGAGGATGCTTACACTGTGACAGGACAGACCTTCTTTCTTGATTCGGGGGGGATGTAA
- a CDS encoding radical SAM/SPASM domain-containing protein gives MSATNSIWPGLSRAGVYPVPAGDWFGLPGHAVFMVYSPLAYKLIFVSPDGLDSLETVALNRIHSPEPAGEVLKQLIPATEPQKPVYDPNKITKLSVIPNYDCNFSCSYCYAAGSHSDQSRLPFSVLKDMLDWFIDPQRLASRDLFISFLGGGEPALAWDVVRAGIEYARKRSRAKGFRLGIGFTTNGSVLNQQMLDVLKASFVTPGVSFEVLEDVQNLQRGNYRLVRENIFRMLDYGLHPLIKPNITSANVSRLVEMVEHLSGHFPGVRQVKLQPVDDPQQLDTPEKLRKFYNDFIDNYFRARELGLKSGIDVYCLNGLFTDAISGRFCEGEYCLVPDGRITVCHRVSWPGDPDFGGFCYGRLSANGKPSFDETAFSSLMNYDAFNREACQNCFARWHCGGGCLAQASVYRPEMLDEVCRFTREFTRQSLLRKVKSAADAEKLQCLVQQPGFWMSGVFSTAAPAYETNQ, from the coding sequence ATGTCAGCAACCAATTCCATATGGCCGGGTCTTTCAAGGGCAGGAGTATATCCGGTGCCGGCCGGCGACTGGTTTGGCTTGCCGGGACATGCTGTATTTATGGTTTATTCGCCGTTGGCGTACAAACTGATTTTTGTATCCCCCGATGGTCTTGACAGCCTGGAAACGGTTGCGCTTAACAGAATTCATTCTCCGGAGCCTGCCGGTGAGGTTCTTAAGCAATTGATCCCGGCAACGGAGCCTCAGAAACCCGTTTACGATCCGAACAAGATTACCAAGCTTTCCGTGATTCCGAACTACGATTGTAATTTCAGCTGTAGTTACTGTTATGCCGCCGGAAGCCATTCAGATCAGAGCAGGTTACCGTTCAGCGTATTAAAGGACATGCTTGACTGGTTTATTGATCCGCAAAGGCTGGCTTCCCGCGATTTGTTCATATCATTTCTCGGAGGCGGCGAACCTGCCCTTGCCTGGGATGTGGTGCGGGCCGGTATAGAGTATGCCCGGAAGCGCTCCAGGGCCAAAGGTTTCAGGCTGGGGATTGGTTTCACTACCAACGGATCGGTCCTCAATCAGCAAATGCTTGATGTATTGAAAGCCAGTTTTGTTACGCCCGGGGTCTCTTTTGAGGTGCTTGAGGATGTGCAGAACCTGCAGCGCGGAAACTACCGGCTGGTGCGCGAAAATATCTTCCGCATGCTGGATTACGGATTGCATCCGCTGATAAAACCCAATATTACCAGCGCAAACGTGAGCCGCCTGGTAGAAATGGTTGAGCACCTTTCGGGGCACTTCCCGGGTGTGCGGCAGGTGAAACTGCAGCCCGTGGATGATCCTCAGCAACTGGATACCCCTGAAAAACTCAGGAAGTTTTACAACGATTTTATTGATAATTATTTCAGGGCCAGGGAACTGGGGCTGAAGTCTGGGATAGATGTTTATTGTCTTAACGGCCTGTTTACCGATGCTATTTCGGGCCGTTTCTGCGAAGGCGAGTATTGCCTGGTCCCGGATGGCCGCATCACGGTCTGCCACAGGGTGTCGTGGCCCGGTGACCCTGATTTCGGCGGATTTTGTTATGGTCGCCTCAGCGCGAACGGCAAGCCCTCATTTGATGAAACGGCCTTCAGCAGTCTGATGAATTACGATGCGTTTAACCGTGAAGCCTGTCAAAATTGCTTTGCAAGATGGCATTGCGGGGGCGGTTGCCTGGCTCAGGCCTCCGTTTACAGGCCTGAAATGCTGGACGAAGTCTGCCGCTTTACCCGTGAATTTACCCGGCAATCGCTTCTCAGGAAAGTGAAAAGTGCCGCGGATGCCGAAAAGCTGCAATGCCTGGTTCAACAGCCCGGTTTCTGGATGTCAGGGGTTTTCAGTACAGCGGCGCCTGCCTACGAAACCAATCAGTAA
- a CDS encoding radical SAM protein gives MDKAGMNQQAATEPKKVFVIPPGPEFRPEHREHSILYAPFAASAMLLSPEKRGLFEAWLTGCGAQGMPREYENMLRPVRTVKPVFSPLEYNTLSVIAGFNCNFHCSYCYSAGSRSGAEIASEQLEAAIRHLLDAGRSSSRERSIFITGGGEPLLLRRVLFPAIAGARRLAAQNGLSLTVMMMTNGALINDDIARELLAPGIHPCISFEILEDVQQKQRGHYRQVVAGIDCLLNAGLIPSVSATITPGNAGRQVEMLQQARHRFPAITEFSFDPVVDNSLFTSAVELEAFYTRYLDGFFAARHFARKNGLHLFCSLMERFDRLTTRYCRGQLCLTPGGSISICHTIAAPSDTGYEACVYGKADNDRLTFDMEKFTRLMNDDLHAHPECNDCFARWNCGGGCLMVRTRLDKASLDAHCNFTREFTRRFLYDNLVMTVPSGINDLLKEPENNIY, from the coding sequence ATGGATAAGGCAGGTATGAATCAGCAAGCTGCAACCGAACCAAAGAAAGTTTTCGTGATCCCGCCCGGCCCTGAATTCCGGCCGGAGCACAGGGAACATAGCATTCTTTATGCACCCTTTGCTGCTTCCGCGATGCTGTTGAGTCCTGAAAAACGCGGCCTATTTGAAGCCTGGCTCACCGGTTGCGGAGCGCAGGGCATGCCCCGTGAATATGAAAACATGCTGAGACCGGTACGGACGGTAAAACCTGTTTTTTCTCCCCTTGAATACAATACCCTATCGGTTATTGCCGGATTTAATTGCAACTTTCATTGCAGTTACTGTTACTCCGCCGGAAGCAGATCGGGGGCTGAAATTGCTTCTGAACAACTTGAAGCGGCCATCAGGCATCTGCTTGATGCCGGCCGTTCATCCTCGAGGGAGCGAAGCATCTTTATCACCGGCGGCGGAGAACCCCTGCTTTTACGAAGGGTCCTTTTTCCGGCCATTGCCGGAGCGCGCCGGCTGGCAGCGCAGAACGGCCTTTCACTTACCGTGATGATGATGACCAACGGGGCGCTGATCAACGACGATATCGCCCGTGAACTGCTGGCCCCGGGCATTCATCCCTGCATCTCATTCGAAATTCTCGAAGATGTGCAGCAAAAACAACGCGGCCATTACCGGCAGGTGGTCGCGGGCATTGATTGCCTGTTGAATGCCGGATTGATTCCATCGGTAAGCGCTACCATTACCCCCGGAAATGCCGGACGGCAGGTGGAAATGCTGCAACAGGCGCGGCACAGGTTCCCGGCAATCACCGAATTCAGTTTCGATCCGGTGGTTGACAACAGCCTTTTTACCTCAGCAGTTGAACTGGAAGCATTTTATACCCGCTACCTGGATGGTTTTTTCGCGGCACGGCATTTTGCCCGTAAAAACGGCCTGCATCTCTTCTGCTCCCTGATGGAGCGTTTCGACCGTCTTACCACCCGATACTGCCGTGGTCAGCTCTGCCTTACCCCCGGCGGCAGCATCAGCATCTGCCACACCATTGCGGCACCTTCCGACACGGGGTATGAAGCCTGCGTGTATGGCAAAGCGGACAATGACAGGCTGACGTTTGACATGGAGAAATTCACCCGGCTGATGAACGATGACCTGCATGCACACCCTGAATGCAATGACTGTTTTGCCCGCTGGAACTGCGGGGGCGGATGCCTGATGGTACGCACCCGGCTGGATAAGGCCTCCCTGGATGCCCATTGTAACTTTACCCGCGAATTTACACGCAGGTTCCTTTATGATAACCTGGTAATGACAGTTCCATCAGGGATTAATGATCTATTGAAGGAACCGGAAAACAACATTTATTAA